In a genomic window of Thermosynechococcus sp. CL-1:
- the ndhL gene encoding photosynthetic/respiratory NAD(P)H-quinone oxidoreductase subunit L encodes MAVSTELLVLGVYSALAGLYLLVVPAIVYAYLNARWYVAGSFERAFMYFLVTFFFPGLLLLAPFINFRPQPRSLNS; translated from the coding sequence ATGGCAGTTTCAACGGAACTTTTGGTACTGGGTGTCTATAGCGCCTTGGCAGGGCTATATCTGCTGGTGGTGCCGGCGATCGTCTATGCCTATTTGAATGCTCGCTGGTATGTGGCTGGCTCCTTTGAACGGGCATTTATGTACTTTCTGGTGACGTTCTTCTTTCCGGGATTACTCCTGCTGGCTCCCTTTATTAACTTTCGTCCCCAACCGCGCTCCCTCAATTCCTAG
- a CDS encoding DUF3007 family protein, with amino-acid sequence MRRIDVLGIGIGVFFTGGLVYLLLRIAGIEPLQAGIWSQAIFVLVVLGWLSTYFLRVFTGRMTYHQQLKDYEEAVMSDRLARMSPEELAALEAEILAESSEIADPELGDN; translated from the coding sequence ATGCGCCGCATTGATGTTCTAGGGATTGGCATTGGTGTTTTCTTTACGGGCGGCTTGGTTTATCTCCTGTTGCGCATTGCGGGGATTGAGCCGCTTCAAGCCGGGATTTGGAGTCAAGCCATTTTTGTCTTGGTGGTTCTGGGTTGGCTCTCGACATATTTCCTGCGGGTCTTTACAGGACGGATGACCTACCACCAGCAACTTAAAGACTATGAAGAGGCAGTGATGAGCGATCGCCTTGCGCGGATGTCGCCAGAGGAGCTAGCCGCCCTTGAAGCAGAAATTCTAGCGGAATCCAGCGAGATTGCCGATCCAGAATTGGGCGATAATTAG
- the malQ gene encoding 4-alpha-glucanotransferase, with amino-acid sequence MHFPRSCGLLLHPTSLPGGHGIGDLGAAAREFLEFLVASDQQYWQVLPLGPTGFGNSPYMCYSAMAGNPLLISLDELVKEGWLTEADLAGLTLENSDRVDFEAVISQKLPLLRLAAQRFQNQATPEDWQAFRDFQALAHYWLPTYALFMALKDHHEGQPWYEWPAPLRDREPTALTALQALLKERIFEYEFQQFLFYRQWQALKEAANQQGIQIIGDIPIYVAHDSADVWAFPQFFELNPETGGAALMAGVPPDYFSTTGQLWGNPIYNWQALAADGYSWWIERFRALLSYMDIIRVDHFRGFQGYWQVPEGEETAVNGEWQPGPGAAFFETLQAALGRLPILAEDLGDITPDVIALRDQFQFPGMKILQFAFGGGSDNPFLPFNQERNCVVYTGTHDNDTTVGWYRNLSDWERQRLIDYLGYTPREPHWALIRMALGTVANQAILPVQDLLGLDSHARMNFPGTGEGNWAWRLTAGQLTLELAAHLKHLVHLFGRQAPPRPQSVETETESFETEE; translated from the coding sequence ATGCACTTTCCCCGCTCCTGTGGTTTACTGCTTCATCCCACGTCCCTGCCTGGTGGTCATGGCATTGGTGACTTGGGTGCGGCAGCTCGTGAGTTCCTTGAATTTTTGGTTGCCAGTGATCAGCAGTACTGGCAGGTCTTGCCCCTAGGGCCAACAGGCTTTGGCAATTCCCCCTACATGTGCTACTCTGCCATGGCCGGCAACCCACTGCTGATCAGCTTGGATGAACTGGTCAAGGAGGGCTGGTTAACGGAAGCAGATTTGGCAGGACTCACGCTTGAGAATAGCGATCGCGTCGATTTCGAGGCTGTCATTAGCCAAAAACTCCCCCTGCTCCGCCTTGCGGCTCAACGCTTTCAGAATCAAGCCACCCCAGAAGACTGGCAGGCCTTTCGCGACTTTCAAGCCCTTGCCCACTACTGGCTGCCCACCTATGCCCTCTTTATGGCGCTGAAGGATCACCACGAGGGACAGCCGTGGTATGAATGGCCCGCCCCTTTGCGCGATCGCGAACCCACTGCCCTTACTGCTCTGCAAGCCCTTCTCAAAGAGCGCATCTTTGAATACGAATTTCAGCAATTTCTCTTTTATCGGCAGTGGCAGGCTCTCAAGGAAGCCGCCAATCAACAGGGCATCCAGATTATCGGTGATATTCCCATCTACGTTGCCCACGACAGTGCCGATGTCTGGGCCTTTCCCCAATTTTTTGAACTCAATCCAGAAACGGGTGGGGCTGCCCTCATGGCCGGTGTGCCCCCAGATTACTTCAGTACCACAGGACAACTCTGGGGCAACCCCATTTACAACTGGCAAGCCTTGGCTGCCGATGGCTACTCTTGGTGGATTGAGCGCTTCCGTGCCCTGCTCTCCTACATGGACATTATCCGTGTGGATCACTTTCGCGGCTTTCAGGGCTACTGGCAAGTGCCCGAAGGGGAGGAAACAGCGGTCAATGGCGAGTGGCAACCGGGTCCCGGTGCTGCCTTCTTTGAAACCTTGCAAGCTGCCTTGGGACGACTGCCTATTCTCGCCGAGGATTTAGGGGATATTACCCCCGATGTCATTGCCCTACGGGATCAGTTTCAGTTTCCGGGGATGAAAATTCTCCAATTTGCCTTCGGCGGTGGTTCAGATAATCCTTTTTTGCCCTTTAATCAAGAGCGCAACTGTGTGGTGTACACCGGCACCCATGACAATGACACAACTGTCGGCTGGTACCGCAACCTAAGTGACTGGGAACGGCAGCGCCTCATTGACTATTTGGGCTATACCCCTAGGGAACCCCACTGGGCTTTGATTCGCATGGCCCTAGGAACCGTTGCCAACCAAGCCATTCTTCCCGTTCAAGATTTGCTCGGCCTCGATAGTCATGCCCGCATGAATTTCCCCGGTACTGGCGAAGGCAACTGGGCGTGGCGGCTAACTGCGGGCCAACTCACCCTTGAACTTGCCGCTCATTTGAAGCACTTGGTGCACCTCTTTGGCCGTCAAGCGCCACCGAGACCCCAGTCTGTTGAAACCGAGACAGAATCCTTTGAAACTGAGGAGTAG